DNA sequence from the Pedobacter schmidteae genome:
AAAGTCGGTTATACAGATCAGCTAAATGGTGCAGGTCCTTTTACCATTTTGGTCCCTAACGACGCAGCTTTTAACGAACTGGGTATTTACAATCCTTCAGATTTTGATAAAATGAATGTGGATAGCCTTAAAAAGGTTATAGCTTACCATATTCTTCCACGAAAATTGAGACTGAGTGATATCCCAACCAACGGTGTAGATGTCCGTTATGCCACATTAGAAGGATCGGAACTCTATGCTTCTCTGGCATCACAAAACCCAACAGGTGGTAGCCCGGTTAACAATCTTTATTTCAGTGGATGTGAGGCCGAAAGAAAAGATGTGGTACTGGCCAATGGGGCTTTGCATGTGTTAAACAAGGTAATGAAACCTCATTTCAGTGTAACGGTACAGGAATGGCTGGCAAAACGAGCTGAATACAGCGTTTTTGTAGCGGGGCTCAAAAAGTTTGGTTTATGGGATCAGCTGGCCACCAAAGGCCCATTTACGGTTTTTGCACCCGATAACCAAGGCCTTGCCAGCGTTGGAATTACTGAAACCTCGCTGAAAACGATGGACGCCGAAAAATATCTGGGCGAGTTACTTTTTGGTACTTATATGATGTATGGCAAACATTTTTTTATTTCAGATTCTCAGGTGTTTTCTGTGATCAACGCCAATGCTATATATCGTTACTTCCTTAAAGATAGCAGTTACCTGATCGATTTTTCGAGTGGCAAGGAGTATCCTGATTTTAAAGTGAGTTATGTAATAACCTTACGTACAGGCCCAAGTTACTCAGACCAGCTGCTAAAATCGGTAAGCAGCAAAATCAATGCTAAGAACGATAATCTATGTAACAATGGGCTGGTTCATCATCTGGTTGACGGATTAATGAGACCAGAACAGGCTATTAAAA
Encoded proteins:
- a CDS encoding fasciclin domain-containing protein, which produces MKQFKYVFIMVLSIMFTGSCKHDDLSIAKPNENIRPAADFIKNNYDMRLFYAALKKVGYTDQLNGAGPFTILVPNDAAFNELGIYNPSDFDKMNVDSLKKVIAYHILPRKLRLSDIPTNGVDVRYATLEGSELYASLASQNPTGGSPVNNLYFSGCEAERKDVVLANGALHVLNKVMKPHFSVTVQEWLAKRAEYSVFVAGLKKFGLWDQLATKGPFTVFAPDNQGLASVGITETSLKTMDAEKYLGELLFGTYMMYGKHFFISDSQVFSVINANAIYRYFLKDSSYLIDFSSGKEYPDFKVSYVITLRTGPSYSDQLLKSVSSKINAKNDNLCNNGLVHHLVDGLMRPEQAIKK